ACGTTGATGCGATAGTAGAGATCCGACCGGAATGTTCCATTCTTCACTTCCGCAACCAAATTCTTGTTGGTTGAGAAGATGAATCTGACATCGATCGGAATCTCCCGATCTGCGCCAACTGGTCGTATCCGTCTATCTTCAAGCATCCTTAGCAGCTTTCCTTGGAGAGCCAAGGGAAGATCAGCGACTTCGTCAAACAGCAATGTTCCGCCTTCTGCATAGGCGACCAGTCCTTGGCGAGACGAGTTCGCTCCACTGAACGTTCCTTTGAGACTCCCGAACAGTTCAACGTCAATCAACTCGCTGGGAACAGCTGCACAATTTATTGGAATGAAAGGATGAGATGCCCGTGCGGACAACGCGTGCAGCGATCTTGCGGCAACCTCCTTTCCAGAGCCGGATTCTCCAGTGAACAGCACGCTACTGGGCAGTGGTGCGACCTTCGCGATCAGATCCTTGGTGGCCTGAATCGCACGCGAGCTACCTGTGAGCCTGTCTCGAAGCGCAGCTGGTGCACCGGAGCCATGTAGCTCGTGACGGAGAATGGCATTCTCCCGCCGTAGGCGACCGCGTTCCAGGCAGCGCGATATAGCGGCCAGCAACTGATTGGTTCTGAAAGGCTTGAGAAGAAAATCAGCCGCTCCCGCGCGGATAGCGCCGATAGCGGAATCCAAGTCTGCGTACGCAGTAATCAGAATGAAGTCGGCCAAGACCCCTCCCCTGCGCTGGTCCTCCAGCCACGCGATGCCACTCTTCCCTGGCAACACGTTGTCCACAATCACGATGTCAAAGTGGCGCTCCGTCAGATGCTGCTCCGCTTCAATGGTGTCAGCTGCAGCTTCCACAACTTTGCATCGCGGTCGCAAGGCACGAACCAAGAAGCTACGCATGCCAGGTTCGTCGTCAACGATCAGTATCGATGAGCGCGCAAGGTCCGGCCATGCAAGATCGCCGTTTGCGCGCTCTTCGGAAGATTGGTTGGCGCTCTTTGGCGTCATGTTTCCCTCAGTACAATTGAAGCGTGGCTAGTTCCGTCGATTCGTGTTCGAGTTCATTTCGATCTTTCGACCGCTAGATGACGGGTGACATATCGAACAAAACACCCCCTCTCACGACGTAGGACGTTGTGCACCAAAGGCCAGTCTGAGACGTTCAATGCTGTCGACCTCAGTCATATGCCAATCCGGAACTCTTGCCCTACGAGCCTAGTATCGACCTCTTGGTGGCCAAACGGACCGGGGGCTCCTCGCCATATTGCCCAGAGCGCCAATGGCCTCCGTGCCCCTCCAAGCCCCTCGGCGGTCGGTCGCCACGGGAGGCTGGAGAAGTCTCGCTCCCTTCGAGCGGATCATTACGCCAATTCGGCCATATGGGAAGCGCTGGGTGCGCGTTGTCCCCGCCTCGGCCGGAGCCACGCAGCGCGGCCAAGCGCGGGCGAGTCGATCCGCCTTGCAAGAAGGTCCAGGCCCTACCGCTCGCCTACCGGCATAGAGATGCCTATGCACCAGGGTCGTCTCCCATTTGCGCGGCTCGCGGGCAGATGTATCGTGGCTTTGGACTCTCTGAGTCTCCGACTGACTGATGGTTGCTCTTCCCCTCAAGACCCGGGCTTGTTGGGGAGCCGACTAAGGATGGTAGAAGGCGGGGCTGACGGGTCGGCCTCTGACGCGAGCCGGGAGGAGAGATCAGTCGCCCATTTTCGATGCAGGCGATCTGGCCCCCAAATATCTCAATGTCGTTGGGATCATGGCTGATCAGCAGCAGTGGAATACCGGCCCCGTCCAGCACGGCCTCCAGCTCCTGCCGCAAGTGCTGGCGAAGATCCTGGTCCAGCGCGGAGAACGGTTCATCCAGCAGCAGCGCCTGCGGCTGCGTCACCAAGGCGCGTGCCAAGGCGGTACGCTGGCGCTGGCCGCCGGACACCTGCGAGGGCAGCAGATCACCCACCGTATCGATGCGGAATGCGTGCAACCACTGCTCCACCGCATCGAAGCGCTGGCCGACCCGCGGATTCAACCAGCCCTTCTGCAGACCGAACGCCACGTTCTGGCGCACGCTCAGGTGTGGGAACAGCGCGTAATCCTGGAACACGTAGCCCAGCCGGCGGTGCTGCGGCGGCAGATCCACACCGGTGGCCGCATCGAACAGGGTCTGCCCCTGTAGGCGCACATGACCCTGGCCCGGCCTCAGCAGCCCGGCCACCGCCTTCAGGGTCAGGCTCTTGCCCGCGCCCGAGGGCCCGAACAGCACCACCTGCCGCTGCGTGCACTGCAGCGACACGTCCAATACGAAATCCTGGCCGGCCGCCTGCAGGCGACGCTGCACCTGCAGGTCAAGCCACATCACGCAGCTCCCGGCGACGTCCGCCCACCAGCCGCGCGGCCAGCAGCAGGATCACGATGCACACCACCGAGGTCAGGATCACCAGCGCATTGGCCTTGCCGTCCTGGCCGGCCTGCACCGCTTCGTAGATGGCGATCGACAGCGTCTGCGTGCGGCCGGGAATGCTGCCCGCCACCATCAGCGTCGCGCCGAACTCGCCCATCGCGCGTGCAAACGCCAGCAGCAGGCCGGCGAGGATGCCGCGCCACGCCAGCGGCAGCGTGATGCGGAAGAACACCGCTGCTTCGGACACACCGAGCGTGCGTGCGGCCTGCTCCAACTGTCCATCCACTTCCTCGAACGCCGCGCGTGCCGGCTTGAACACCAGCGGCAGCGAGGCCACCGCCGCAGCGATCACCGCCGCCTGCCAGGTGAACACCAGGTTGATGCCGAACCACGACTGCAGCCACGCGCCGATCGGGCCGTTGCGGCCGATCAGCACCAGCAGGTAATACCCCAGCACGGTCGGCGGCAGCACCATCGGCAGGGTCAGCAGCGAATCCAGCAGCTCACGGCCAGGAAATCGCCGACGTGCCAGCAGCGCGCCCAGTGCCACGCCCAGCACCAGATTGATCGCGGTGGCCCAGCCGGCCACCTTCAGCGACAACCACAGTGCGCTCCAGTCGAGATCCATGCCTCAGGGCTTGCCGAACCCATGCTTGGCCAGGATCGCCTGGCCCTGTGCCGAAC
This genomic window from Stenotrophomonas maltophilia contains:
- the modB gene encoding molybdate ABC transporter permease subunit translates to MDLDWSALWLSLKVAGWATAINLVLGVALGALLARRRFPGRELLDSLLTLPMVLPPTVLGYYLLVLIGRNGPIGAWLQSWFGINLVFTWQAAVIAAAVASLPLVFKPARAAFEEVDGQLEQAARTLGVSEAAVFFRITLPLAWRGILAGLLLAFARAMGEFGATLMVAGSIPGRTQTLSIAIYEAVQAGQDGKANALVILTSVVCIVILLLAARLVGGRRRELRDVA
- a CDS encoding sigma-54-dependent transcriptional regulator — protein: MTPKSANQSSEERANGDLAWPDLARSSILIVDDEPGMRSFLVRALRPRCKVVEAAADTIEAEQHLTERHFDIVIVDNVLPGKSGIAWLEDQRRGGVLADFILITAYADLDSAIGAIRAGAADFLLKPFRTNQLLAAISRCLERGRLRRENAILRHELHGSGAPAALRDRLTGSSRAIQATKDLIAKVAPLPSSVLFTGESGSGKEVAARSLHALSARASHPFIPINCAAVPSELIDVELFGSLKGTFSGANSSRQGLVAYAEGGTLLFDEVADLPLALQGKLLRMLEDRRIRPVGADREIPIDVRFIFSTNKNLVAEVKNGTFRSDLYYRINVLEVSLPRLHDRGADVLELAAGFMRELGLQLGLQPIPIDERIRAYLQSYSWPGNVRELHNYVERSLILGHFPTQLERLESLSDPRSRLLSEVERRHILAVLRETGGDRERAATILGISRKTIDRKCSSWNVSA